One segment of Carya illinoinensis cultivar Pawnee chromosome 13, C.illinoinensisPawnee_v1, whole genome shotgun sequence DNA contains the following:
- the LOC122292801 gene encoding uncharacterized protein LOC122292801 — protein sequence MSAKYIIGGILGSFAVAYTCDYFLADKKIFGGTTPKTVSNKEWWEETDKKFQAWPRTAGPPVVMNPISRQNFIVKPRSE from the exons ATGTCAGCAAAGTACATCATAGGAGGTATTTTGGGATCTTTTGCGGTTGCGTATACGTGTGACTATTTTCTTGCTGACAAGAAGATATTTGGTG GTACTACCCCTAAGACCGTTTCAAACAAGGAATGGTGGGAAGAAACCGATAAGAAGTTCCAGGCTTGGCCTCGCACTGCCGGGCCTCCTGTTGTGATGAATCCCATCAGTCGCCAAAACTTCATTGTCAAGCCCCGTTCCGAATAG
- the LOC122291319 gene encoding uncharacterized protein LOC122291319 isoform X1: MTTATRRTKWQYPPVQPQTPRILHLPRRPRRRPPKTAATKPASIEARHDRKGRLEALFDQERAFSRTGVPIVFLDYCGGGGESERRRVKAEDDSSESGGSGGGSVVEEKWRFQAEMLRAECNLLRMEKEIALKKLERSRVKMKRILRSAGQTLVSGRKKICEGQNMSLVLVEEIQELVEKLEKLQRSSGVKDFIVRNYSNFDKQASLLQRRLERFGATSDDICVKEIQEMAAASLSMGTSCRVEESFVSSGKCNTLQVDILRRKMEAFSKGILLDRMEEEYRSMLSTAKKSVASSATSSKRIVCTRIRPDQAQKTKSPEDNLCSGRCKDIVLRIVEQIRVETEQWSQMQEMLGQVRKEMEELEASRDFWEEQALNSDHQIQSLCSTVQEWRQKALSSESKASELQVQMSELRQELEWMRKQQNSVIRAPKIAQNAQNETEKRVLVCRLKENHYTSNNSSREVSRDRRKVPTSSSGFVAPKRLPFQDIGNSSLLMRQNSKAI, translated from the exons ATGACTACAGCAACAAGAAGAACGAAATGGCAGTACCCACCAGTACAACCTCAAACTCCAAGAATTCTCCACTTGCCTCGCCGGCCTCGGCGGAGACCTCCGAAGACTGCTGCTACAAAACCGGCATCCATCGAGGCCCGGCATGACCGTAAGGGCAGGCTGGAGGCGTTGTTTGATCAGGAGCGTGCGTTTTCGAGAACTGGGGTTCCAATAGTGTTTTTGGACTactgtggtggtggtggggaAAGTGAGAGGAGGAGGGTGAAAGCTGAGGATGATAGTAGCGAGagtggtggtagtggtggtggTAGTGTGGTAGAGGAGAAGTGGAGGTTCCAGGCAGAGATGTTGAGGGCTGAGTGTAACTTGCTGAGGATGGAGAAGGAGATTGCGCTCAAGAAGTTGGAGAGGAGCCGCGTGAAGATGAAGAGGATTTTGAGATCGGCCGGCCAGACTCTTGTTTCt GGAAGAAAGAAGATTTGTGAAGGACAGAATATGAGCCTGGTATTGGTGGAAGAGATCCAAGAGTTGGTAGAGAAACTAGAGAAGTTGCAAAGGAGCTCAGGAGTAAAGGATTTTATAGTTAGGAACTATAGTAATTTTGATAAACAGGCCTCTCTTCTTCAGAGACGGCTAGAGAGGTTCGGAGCAACATCGGATGATATATGTGTGAAAGAGATTCAGGAGATGGCCGCAGCAAGCTTGTCAATGGGAACAAGTTGTAGAGTGGAAGAGAGCTTTGTTTCAAGTGGAAAATGCAAT ACTCTGCAGGTGGACATCCTAAGAAGGAAAATGGAAGCATTTTCAAAGGGCATTTTGTTGGACAGAATGGAAGAGGAGTATAGATCAATGCTTTCTACAGCAAAAAAATCAGTTGCTAGTTCTGCCACCTCTTCAAAGAGGATCGTGTGTACCCGAATAAGACCTGATCAGGCACAAAAGACGAAGTCCCCAGAAGACAACCTATGCTCAGGACGTTGCAAGGATATAGTGCTAAGAATTGTGGAGCAAATACGAGTTGAGACAGAGCAGTGGTCCCAGATGCAGGAAATGCTGGGGCAAGTGAGGAAAGAGATGGAAGAGTTGGAGGCTTCTCGAGACTTTTGGGAAGAACAAGCTCTCAATTCTGATCATCAAATCCAATCCCTATGCTCTACT GTGCAAGAATGGAGACAGAAGGCTCTATCATCTGAAAGTAAAGCAAGTGAGCTACAAGTGCAAATGTCTGAGCTTCGCCAGGAGCTCGAATGGATGAGGAAGCAGCAAAACTCAGTAATTAGGGCACCCAAAATAGCCCAAAATGCACAAAATGAGACAGAGAAGCGAGTACTGGTTTGCCGCTTGAAGGAGAATCATTATACTAGTAACAATTCCAGTAGGGAGGTCTCAAGGGATAGAAGAAAAGTACCCACATCCAGTAGTGGATTTGTGGCTCCAAAACGATTACCTTTTCAAGATATTGGCAACTCATCATTGTTGATGAGGCAAAATAGCAAAGCCATTTAG
- the LOC122291319 gene encoding uncharacterized protein LOC122291319 isoform X2: MTTATRRTKWQYPPVQPQTPRILHLPRRPRRRPPKTAATKPASIEARHDRKGRLEALFDQERAFSRTGVPIVFLDYCGGGGESERRRVKAEDDSSESGGSGGGSVVEEKWRFQAEMLRAECNLLRMEKEIALKKLERSRVKMKRILRSAGQTLVSGRKKICEGQNMSLVLVEEIQELVEKLEKLQRSSGVKDFIVRNYSNFDKQASLLQRRLERFGATSDDICVKEIQEMAAASLSMGTSCRVEESFVSSGKCNVDILRRKMEAFSKGILLDRMEEEYRSMLSTAKKSVASSATSSKRIVCTRIRPDQAQKTKSPEDNLCSGRCKDIVLRIVEQIRVETEQWSQMQEMLGQVRKEMEELEASRDFWEEQALNSDHQIQSLCSTVQEWRQKALSSESKASELQVQMSELRQELEWMRKQQNSVIRAPKIAQNAQNETEKRVLVCRLKENHYTSNNSSREVSRDRRKVPTSSSGFVAPKRLPFQDIGNSSLLMRQNSKAI; this comes from the exons ATGACTACAGCAACAAGAAGAACGAAATGGCAGTACCCACCAGTACAACCTCAAACTCCAAGAATTCTCCACTTGCCTCGCCGGCCTCGGCGGAGACCTCCGAAGACTGCTGCTACAAAACCGGCATCCATCGAGGCCCGGCATGACCGTAAGGGCAGGCTGGAGGCGTTGTTTGATCAGGAGCGTGCGTTTTCGAGAACTGGGGTTCCAATAGTGTTTTTGGACTactgtggtggtggtggggaAAGTGAGAGGAGGAGGGTGAAAGCTGAGGATGATAGTAGCGAGagtggtggtagtggtggtggTAGTGTGGTAGAGGAGAAGTGGAGGTTCCAGGCAGAGATGTTGAGGGCTGAGTGTAACTTGCTGAGGATGGAGAAGGAGATTGCGCTCAAGAAGTTGGAGAGGAGCCGCGTGAAGATGAAGAGGATTTTGAGATCGGCCGGCCAGACTCTTGTTTCt GGAAGAAAGAAGATTTGTGAAGGACAGAATATGAGCCTGGTATTGGTGGAAGAGATCCAAGAGTTGGTAGAGAAACTAGAGAAGTTGCAAAGGAGCTCAGGAGTAAAGGATTTTATAGTTAGGAACTATAGTAATTTTGATAAACAGGCCTCTCTTCTTCAGAGACGGCTAGAGAGGTTCGGAGCAACATCGGATGATATATGTGTGAAAGAGATTCAGGAGATGGCCGCAGCAAGCTTGTCAATGGGAACAAGTTGTAGAGTGGAAGAGAGCTTTGTTTCAAGTGGAAAATGCAAT GTGGACATCCTAAGAAGGAAAATGGAAGCATTTTCAAAGGGCATTTTGTTGGACAGAATGGAAGAGGAGTATAGATCAATGCTTTCTACAGCAAAAAAATCAGTTGCTAGTTCTGCCACCTCTTCAAAGAGGATCGTGTGTACCCGAATAAGACCTGATCAGGCACAAAAGACGAAGTCCCCAGAAGACAACCTATGCTCAGGACGTTGCAAGGATATAGTGCTAAGAATTGTGGAGCAAATACGAGTTGAGACAGAGCAGTGGTCCCAGATGCAGGAAATGCTGGGGCAAGTGAGGAAAGAGATGGAAGAGTTGGAGGCTTCTCGAGACTTTTGGGAAGAACAAGCTCTCAATTCTGATCATCAAATCCAATCCCTATGCTCTACT GTGCAAGAATGGAGACAGAAGGCTCTATCATCTGAAAGTAAAGCAAGTGAGCTACAAGTGCAAATGTCTGAGCTTCGCCAGGAGCTCGAATGGATGAGGAAGCAGCAAAACTCAGTAATTAGGGCACCCAAAATAGCCCAAAATGCACAAAATGAGACAGAGAAGCGAGTACTGGTTTGCCGCTTGAAGGAGAATCATTATACTAGTAACAATTCCAGTAGGGAGGTCTCAAGGGATAGAAGAAAAGTACCCACATCCAGTAGTGGATTTGTGGCTCCAAAACGATTACCTTTTCAAGATATTGGCAACTCATCATTGTTGATGAGGCAAAATAGCAAAGCCATTTAG
- the LOC122292407 gene encoding photosystem II 5 kDa protein, chloroplastic-like has translation MASVTMTASFLAASTATKHPSTSVRRSLIVAKAVRATEAEKTNLEFNRNSKEESSSGRRDLVFAAAAAAVAFSVAKIAIADVEPKRGTPEAKKKYGPVCVTMPTARICRK, from the coding sequence ATGGCATCCGTGACCATGACAGCCTCATTCCTAGCAGCCTCAACTGCAACCAAGCATCCCTCTACTTCTGTTCGCCGGAGCCTCATTGTTGCCAAGGCTGTAAGAGCCACAGAAGCAGAGAAAACCAACTTGGAATTCAATCGGAACAGCAAGGAAGAGAGCAGCAGCGGGAGAAGGGACTTGGTCTTTGCAGCAGCAGCGGCCGCTGTAGCATTCTCCGTTGCAAAGATTGCCATTGCTGATGTCGAGCCAAAGCGGGGGACCCCAGAAGCCAAGAAGAAGTATGGACCCGTCTGTGTCACGATGCCTACTGCACGTATCTGTCGCAAGTGA